The Alligator mississippiensis isolate rAllMis1 chromosome 11, rAllMis1, whole genome shotgun sequence genomic interval TAAGGACTAGCAATTTAGCCCTATAATTGCTCAGTTACTACATTCCTCCCCTCTTAATTTACAACCCGGACATAATGTTTCAAATAACTAGGAGCTCTCCATTCTCTGGCTGGATAACGGCCCTCCagaccaggagagagagactatGTGTCTGTCTCCAGCATCTCCGCTCTCCGGACTAGGACTCTGTGGATATTTCCAAATTACTGGGCTCAGAATTTTCAGTCATTCTACCCAATTCCGGGTCCTCCGAAAACCCATCCTTCTCAGGTAATGGCTCTGGTCCCTCAGGTAGGTTGGTTTGTAAGCGGATGTGGTCCTGATGTCGTCTCACCATTTGGCCATCACTGACTAATTTTAAAAGATACGGGTCCTGTTTGTTCTTGGATCCTGCCTGGAACCCAAGTAGGTTGGCGGGTACTGAAATTTATTGTGTAGACAGGATCAGGCACCCCCAAAACTCTCTTTTTAACGTAATAGTCATGGTTGTGTTTTTGAAGGGTCAGTTTTTTCCACACTTCTTCCTCCATATTGGGATACAGTAAATGCAAATGAGTCCTGATCCTCCTTCCCATTAATAGCTGGGCAGGGCTCATGTCTGTGGTAGTTTGAGGTGTGACTTGATATTTTAAAAGGAATCGAGCCAATTTTGTCTCCAAACTTCCTATGGTCATTTTTCTCATCCCTTCTTTGAAGCTCCTCATGGCTCTCTCTGCAAGACCATTCGAAGCTGGGTGGTATGATGATGTTTGAATGTGCTTAATTCTATTTTTACTAAGAAACTCCTTAAATACATGACTAGTGAAATTTGGGACATTATCTGTAACCAATACCACAGGCAATCCATGTGTGGCAAAAGTCTGTCGAAGCTTGTCACAGGTTGCTTCTGAGGTTGTTGAGTTCATGGGGTGCACTCCCACCCATTTTGAATGAGCATCTATTATGatcaaaaacatttttcctaaatAAGGGCTGGCATAGTCTATGTGCAGACGAAATCAAGGCTATCCTGGCCATTCCCAAGGATGTAAGGGTGCTTGTGAGGGAGGCTATTGATGTCCTTGACATGGGGGGCAGTGCttgacattgggggggggggggggggcagtgcttgaCCTTTTCAGATCTTCATCTAGGCATGACCACCCCACATAGCTGCGAGCCAGGGCTTTTATTTGGGAAATTCCAGGATGGGCTTCATGTCGTTTTGCCAGCACTTTCTGTCGTCCTTGAGGGGAGACTACCACTGCATGCCCCACAAAACACAGCCATCCTCTATGCTCAGTTTGGTACTCCTGGTCCAAAAGGGCCGAAGCGCTCCTCCTGGACTTTGTCTTGGTCAGCCCTGTAAGGTGTACCGCATTGCCCTAGACAGGACAGGATCTGGCCTAGTCCACATTTCGATCTGAGAAGACTTCATTAGTACAATGGGTGTTGCCCATTCAGCAAACTGCACAGGGGAGATGATGCCTTCTAGTTCCAGTCTAGCCGATACTGTTTAAGTTCTCTCTCTGAGCACGTATGGAACTGGCCTGGCTTTGAAACACTTTGGCTGGCTGCCCTCCTGGGTATAAAGCCTAGCCTTTATTCCCTTCAATGTACCTAACCCCTCTTGGAATACTGCAGGGTAGGCCCCCAGGATTTCTTTTAGGGTGGGCATTTTCTGTAAGTCTAATTTACATATTTCTTCCGTCTAGTCTGAGTTCTTCCAGCCATGTCCTACCGAACAAGTTTGGCCTCTCTCCTTTTATTACTAAGGCCTTTAAGGTTTTCTCTTGTCCTTTATAGGTAACAGGGACACTTACTGATCCTATTACTGGGATGTTTTCCCCAGTGTAAGTCTTTAGTTTTGCTCTTGTCTTTCCCAGTGGGTTCAGGCCTGCTTTACACTGTTGAGAAGTCTCTTCATTAATTACAGATCGTTTAGCTGTACAGTTACTCGATAAGGTCCTACTTTATCTTCCATTACACGACATACAGTGTGGACCTCTTCAtctgcctcttctccctcttcctcctgtaTGTGATAagctttttgctttcttcttttcaATTTGGCCTGACCTTATTGTGCAGCCAGATGGCCCCCTTTGCATTTTTTTGCTAAGTGTCCCATCTTTCTGCATTTATGGCACTGGGATATTTTGTGTCTGCAAACTGAGGCTGAATGCATGCCTCCACAATGAAAACAACTTTCCAGGTCTCTAAACCTTTGTTGAGAGCTTTGCAATTGGTTTATGGGCTCATGTTGAGTTTCTTTATTGTTGAGATGTAAATCCTGTAAATTTTTCACTGCTGCTTTCATGGCAGTGGCCACCTTTACAGCTTTGTCCAAGGTCAGGTCCCCATCTGCAAGTAATTGTTTTTGAATTTTTACATCACCCACTCCAAACCAAATCTGTCTCTCAACATATCCTCTAGGATATTCCCAAAAAAGCAGTGTTCAGTTATCTTTTTGAGCTCAGCAATGTACTCTAAGATCAATTCACCTGCCTTCCTCCTTCTGTTATGGAATTTGAAGCGTTCTACGATAGTGTTTGGCTTTGGAGTATAATGTTCAGATAAGATCTTTTGCAGCTCCACCAAACTTTTATCTCCTGGCTTTTGAGGTTGCAACAAACTTCTTAAGAGGGAATATGTTTTGCTGCTACAAGCACTGAGAAATATCGCCTTCCTGTTTGTCCCCATCAGTGATTTCATTAGATTGAAAATAATGGCCCAATTTCTCAATATATTACTGCCAATCCTCAACATCTGGGTTAAATTCTGCCGTTTTCCCATAGGAAGACATAGTTAGAAATCCCATCCTCATTGCGACTGTTAAGTCCCTTACTTTGAAAGGAATACTGAGATTGACTTTTCTCCAGGCCCGAATAATAAGACTGTTTTATTCCGGAACAACAAACCAAAAACTGGGAAAGTACAAGTAATTCAGGAACAACAGAATCCTAGCTCTCAAGCTCCATCCTACAGTAAAGACTAGCAATTTAACCCTATAATTGTCCAATTACTACAGAATGCAAAAGTCATGGGGCCAGAAAAGAGCATAAGGAGAGACTCATTCACTCTGTATCCCAGCAAGGAAGGTGCTGTCCTGGGAGGGAGCCCTAGGCTCTGGGACTGCTTGTGCATGTTGCATTAGATAGCCTTTGGGCAGAAGGCATTAGGAAGCTCTTGGTCCccaccctctgcctccctcctgccccgAGAGAGCAGGTCTGGGCCCAGTGCagcaggtgagggcagcagccacagcaagggCCGCTGCATTTCCAAGTCACCCCAGCAAGGGCGTGAGGGCAGCCAAGCAGCAACCTGTGCTGGGAGCAACATGGAGCAGCGCTGCACCAGCCACCCTTTTGATCCGAGGCCGGACGAGGAGCCACTTTCATTGCCTGTGTCCGCCAGAGGGCCCTGCCAGGGCTGAGGGAAGGAGGtggctctctccccctccctgactTTTTGCTCAGCAAAGGGGAGGCAGAACTTCCTGGGTCAAacgctgctgttgttgctgctgcctccattgtgagcagctgctgctcccacagtggGCAGAGACTTGCATTGCAGCCCGGTCCTCCAGTGGCAGGATCCACCCGGGCTCTGCCAGCACCAACTCCTGAGCCGGGGACTCCAGGTAATGGAAAGAGACCTAGGGAAAGTGCTAGCATaagcagcacaggggctctgcacCCACTGCCCCTTTGCACCCATCACCACTCCCCAGGGTCTGCAAGCCCCAGAGCTGGTGCCCTCACTGGCACACATACGGGCTCTTGCTTCTGGGagtgctggcaggagctgacCTAGCTATCCCCCTGGGAGTGAGACTCACTAAGTATTGCATCCAGTGGTGAGGGGTTGGTGGAAGAAGAAAAGGACACTGCaatgaggcagcaggagcagtcagtgggcagggaggtggcaggctCCAGCCCAACCCAGACCCTTTCCCTGCAGTCTCCTTGGGCAGAGTCACTATCCCATGCCCAAGGCAAAGAGCAGAGGAAAAACTAATCCCTGTCTCTGTCCAGTCTCCACACTGCTGTTGGGATGGGGACAGCATTGTGGGACTCTCCAAAGTCACTTCTCTTTCATTGCAGCTGAAGCTGACTGTGACACTGACAGTCTGTGCCAGTGACACAAGGTCCATCTACCAAGCCTTCCTCCGTTTCCCTGACATACGGGATGACAGTGGAGGCAGCGCCGGTCTGACCCAGTCTGGCAGTTCCTATATGCACATGCAGGTTCGACAGTGCCAGGTCTGATGTGGAAAGTTTGTGGAAACACCACTGAGCCAGTACTTAAGAAGGGGATGTGAAAATCATGTTACCTTCTACAGgcaattacaattttttttctaagaCTTCAGATGCCTTCAGAATTTGGTTTAGGATGTTAACATTTGACCGAGGGAGAATTCCTAGGTCAGACACTCCTCTCGCTGTTGTGTGGGAAATATTTGTTTTGATATAGATGTATTATAAGGGTTGAATTAGCCTCCAACCTACATATATGCTGACATTTTCATTCAATAAGATTTACTAACTTAGCAAACTGTTCTGCAAACCCTAATGCACATGGTTGCCTGTGGGAAGGCATAGGGTGCCACTGGCTTCATTTTAACTGCTAATACTGGAAGGACTGGGAAAATAGTGTAGTGTAGTGCAGTGCTGTTCAACTTGggtgcctcagcaccctggggtggtgTGAGATCTTTTTAGTGTCactgtgctgctcctggctggCGCTGCCCTGCTGCGCCCATTTCTGGGAGATTCTGGGAGGGCCAGACCAAGAAGCAACTGAGGCAGGAGGGGTTGTGCTGTTGCAGCCTTGCTGGACATCAAGGCTGTtgtgaggcaggtgctgctgatGTGAGTTTTACACTCCAGGACTCTAAAGCAAAGTAAGAATCATCACTCCAATCTCAGACCCAATAAATGCAGCAATATGCCCACAAGTTTTCAGTGGTGGGAGAACTCCTTGTTCCTTTTTTATTCTCCTTGCTTTGAAGCTGGGCAATCTTTAGGCTGCTCTGATTCTAGGTTTGCTACTGCAACTTATAATCAGGCCTTATTTCCAACTCCCTTTTGGGCACATACAATAAGCCTCTAAGATGCTGGTGAAGTGCTGCAGCAGAATAAAAAGCATACAGCACTATGAAAAGTGACTGGTTTAACTGCAAAACAAGGAGTAAGCAGGTGTTAGGGAGAGACCTAAGTTCTCTTGAGCTCAAAAATTCGTTTGGGAACTTTGAGGAGATGTCTGCACATAGTAATGGAACTAGAAGTTTGCTGGCAAGAACTATGAATGAAAATCTGGTGGGGTATGTCTCCCTTGCATGGGGAAAAGGAGGGGCTCCCTTTGCCTACAGCCCCAGAGTGCTGCTAAATTCAGTAAAGTGATGGAGGGGTGCTGTGAGTTTAAAAAGATTATGAACCACGGCTTTAGTGAATTGGGATGTGCTGGTGATCATCTGTAATCAGTGACCATGTTAGGCTCTCTATACCAGGCACTAAAATTGGGCTCCTAAATCAATATCCAAGTCTATTATTTTTGGGCCACTTATTCATGGGCTGATTATGCATAGTTCTGAGCACTCAGAATTTTGGCCTGAAGTTGCACACGTAACAGTCTCGACATACAGGCCATCAGCCGAAACACCTGAACACAGATGTGAGAACCTAGCCCTAGGCTTTTGTTTCTGAATATCTTGCCTCAAGTATTTCAGTAGCACAGCAGAGCCCAGAGCTTGTATCCATTGGGAAAGAGCTTGGGGGAAGCTAGGTTGTGAAATGGGCAGAAGCCTCTTCTGGAACCACCTTAATTGCCTTTCTTGATTTGACAGGTGGCAGAATAAAATCCATGTTTCACCCCAGATGGTCCCAGCCTCCCAAAGAATGGAGAGAGGGTGTAGCTGCGGTGGAGCTGGTGACCTTTGACAAGGTGGCTGCATGTTTCCCTAAAGGGCAGTGATCTCTGCTGGACCCCCATCAAAGAGCCCTCTGTGGGAACAAGATGCAGGAGAACCATAAGACTATGGCCTCGCTGGGTAAGGATTCCCATCCCCTAGAGCAGGTATACAGCCCACCGAGGTGGGTCACCTAGCTGCCGTCTTCTCCCAAGGCCAGAATGGAGGAGCGGGGGGCCAAAGTTGCCAGCTCATGGGGTTCACATGCCCTTTGCAGCCTCACACCACTGCAGGGAGATGCCTCAGCATGGCGCCTACTGCTACTGCCATTAAATTTTATGTTTCCCTTTGCTGACAGCACTCGGCTACAGGGTGGAGCAACAACAGACGTAGTAAGAGCCAcactgctgcttccccccacagcagcatgaGACCGAGAAGAGGATGAAAATCCATGTTAACCCCCTGTagcagggggccttctcagggccgatttgcctttggcccgcccacctgtttctgagccaaccgcctgccttctcacctgccatgccttgttatctAATTAATGATCTtgattaggcgggaggctgcccatttcttgccctgatgccagggggcgctatctgtggctctgtttctcccctacaccacagcccaagcctcacagatggcatccactgatgttaatttcaccagccccacactgggccccagaatcctccagttcagaccccagctggatccctccactcaggcagcctaccccaccCTCATTCAGGGCTGCTTAGCTTCCTGAAACTacttcccctctcaggtgtgatCCCCCCGGGACCCTTGGacacactggccctggcctcacctccaaggccagtcaaaaaccccaggccctcatctctgggcatccctcgcagtgagcccctggcccttttgactggtctggtcctggccccagcactgaccagtcgagggtactctacatcaggcctctgagcctctagccccacccTCTCTTGTGGGTCCGGCTTCTGGCCCCTACTAGGGGTTAACCCACCGGGTTGTGGgtgctggggttattaaggcaccccaactgacctgcctttcaccggggtggtaactggcctggcatttcctgggggcttccatGCCACAGAGcttcaccaggccacccactcccggcagggtgcagttttaggtcatgcccaggaccaggagcctccaaaccatcccctacagctcctgcccttacctccaggatgtttcAAGCAGTCTTGCAGGCAGGTGATGttactgcctgcctgccagcagcaaaatgctctgTGTATATGGGCAGCCAAAGATCTAAAATAgccaccgcaatcaagcacctgctgactGCTTGGCTCAGGTCTTGAAgtggcagcaccaacagtgccctgccacactgccaAGTTGCTGGCTGTACCAACACAcactccctgctgcccttcctcctAGAGATGTGGCAGGGCTTCTTGACCCAGCTGTCAGAGCCCTGGCAAGAGATGGATTTCTAGCAGCCCCAGTCCCCTGTGGTCGGTGTGGATGTGGCCTGCAAGCACCTGCAAAGCAGGGAATGTGGCCCACAGACCAATTCGATTTTGACAACCCTGGCCTAGAGAATTAGGAGCTGCAGTGGATAGTGTCTCTAAAGCAACTGATCCAGCTTCCATACAGAGCTTGTCTCTGCTTTCCCAGCTTTCAGGATCTGATCTCCTGAAGTCCCCAGATTCTGGATGTGTCAGGCTGTCCTTTCTCATCTGCTCCCCTGGGTGAGGATGTCTCTTCCAAAAACTGAGGCTCTCAGGTGATACATGCTCCATGTACCCAAGCCTCTTGCCAGGACACACTCCATTTTCTTTGCTGCCTTGGTAATGGAGCCTCGTTCTGCCTAAGTGCTGTCTGCGCAGTCTTCTCTGTGTCTGTGGGGCACAAGGTATGGTAAGGTGAAGGGGAGCCAACACCAGGCATGAAGTGTCAGTCAGCTGGATACCTGTAAGGGCAGAGCAGACCTCATGGGATGAGGAAAGGCAAATCTATTATGGCCACATGTGTAGAGGCTGTTCACTtgctgcactgggctggggcagatgtcTAGTGACCTCCTTTCTTGGCTGTGGACATTGTTTCCCTTGTGTATTTCTGCATAGCTTGTGTTAAGGCAGCACCTTGTGGCCCCAGTCAGGAATCAGGGTCCCATTTTGTTGGCAGTGGTGACAcgcagggagtgcacaggggtgcatgtgcaccccctgagagcatgGGTGCACCCCTTGACCGGCCACGCTCCCCgctccccgcttaggtgatgggcgggtggggcaggagggagtgctggtgtccccctgtgagtgccagccagggagtgggagcactggatgtagCACCATGGCCGCTTCCAGGTGCAGCACGGCTACTTCCCGGTTGGTGAGTTTTGCTGCAGGggaccccacctcccccctcccggttggtgagattggccgtggggggaaccccccccggtcactgactggttgctgggagggcacatgccctccctgactcaggtggcaccagttgctcatgtcTGTTGGTCACTGCACAGCCAGAGAATGAGGGAAAGTCCCTGCCCAAAAAGCTGGCAGTCTTGCTGACCTTCCTCtcatggtgtggggcagggagggatatAAGGTTTTGTGGGGGATGAAAGAGGAGGTGATTATCAGTGATGGAGATATTATTAACTCCCAGATACCTATTAAGTAGAGCCTCCCTACTCAGCTCCCTAGGATAGCCAGTGAGGGCCATTCCTTAGTTAGAGAGGACAAACCCTCACTTCAGACCAGGGCATCATGGGATCCTGTAAGACTCATAGCCCAGTTCTTGTAGGTGGTGAGTGGGCAACTTGGTAATATCACTGGATACAATGACTGCTCAGGCCTCACTTGTTTCCTTGCTCCAACAGGTGATGGGAGGGAGAACAAGGAGATTACTCAGCAAGAAGGACCTGAGCAAGTGGAACTACGCAGGGCAGAAGTGAGAGTTGCTGAAAGGGATGCTTCCCAGGCAGTGGGGTCGGAAGGGGCCCCTGAAAATCAGTGCAAGCCCAAGAGACTGGAAGGAAACTGCGTAGGGGAGAGACAGGGAAAATGCACTCAGAAGAGCAAAGGGCTCAGGAAGCTGAATGGCCCTGTCCAGGGGAGAGTCCCCGGTGGAGATGGGCCCACCATATGCAGTGACTGTGGGAGGAGCTTCTATTGCCAGTCCGCGCTGGTGActcaccagcgcatccacactgggGAAAAGCCCTACCAGTGCCTGGACTGTGAGAAAAGTTTCCGCCGGAGCTCACACCTCATCTCGCACCaacgcacacacacacgagagAGACCCTACCGCTGCCccgactgtgggaagagcttcaaccaGAAATCCAACCTCCTCAtccaccagcgcatccacacaggagagcGGCCCTACCAGTGTCctgagtgtggaaagagcttcagctACAGGTCAGTCCTGATCATACACCAGAAAACCCACACGGGCGAGAAGCCCTACAAGTGTCCTGACTGCGGGAAGATCTTCAGCCAGAGCTCAGACCTCACCAAGCACCAGCGCGTCCACACGGGCGAGAAGCCGTATGCCTGCACCGAGTGCGGGAAGAACTTCAGCCTGAACTCACACCTCCTCTCGCACCAGCGCACCCACGGAGGGGAGAAACCCTACACCTGCCCCGACTGTGGCAAAAGCTTCAACGACAGCTCCAACCTCATCAcccaccagcgcatccacacgggggagaagccctaTAAGTGTcctgactgtgggaagagctttgggAGGCTCTCACACCTTCACAGGCACCAGAGGactcacacaggggagaaaccctaCACGTGCCtggactgtgggaagagcttcagcgaGAGCTCATCCCTGATTAGGCACCAGAGAGTCCATATCTGAAGTGGGGGGAATGTCAGGGGGAGTCCCTGAAGGATGAGGGCACACAACAGGTCCTCTCCAGAGCATTCTCAAATGACTTcctagggctaggaacagacattgcatttgtcccagcaCAAGGTGTGCCTGTGCTTGTCCTAGAGCAGAAATATCCAGGGATTGACAAGAACACACATTACCCTTCCAATCAGGGTTCAATGAGCAGTTGAATGCATTGTCACTCTTCTGCCATTGATGCACAGGCTAACTGTTCAGACACATTTTGTGATGTCCTAAgacaaactgttagcacttcttaCTCCATGAACCTTTTTAGGACAGCGGACATGGATTTCTGACTATTGTGCCTCCAGATTCAGGTCTCATAAACAGGAAGAGAGATTTTTCCATGGTGCTGCAAGGCCTAGTTGATCCCCATGGAGAAGATTTCCCCCTGTTAAAATGTGCGTGTGCATGGGAGGGGGAGTCTGGAAAAGTCCCTGATGCCAGGAGTTTTAGAAATGCAGCCCTGTTTCCTGCAATGAGAACGGGACCTTTTTACAGCATAGACTGATTTTTCCTACCATTCTGGAAACTGAAAAAGGCCTGGGAGACCCTTGGATGCGTGGCAGTGGAGCCAAGGGAAGTGACATTGGTCAACATAACTCTGGAGAAGTAAAGGAGCCACTGATAAACAGGCAAAACCATGTCTGAGGCAGTGCACTGTGGGATAGCAGTGGGAAGTCTGCCAGAGCTGTATAATTAATCTAAAATAGTGATGCACCCACATGAACCTCATTCTGCCATAATGCCTTCCAAAATAGACAATAGAGACATGATGCTTCACGGTGGATTAGTTAGACTAGGATAAAATGCCAGATTACTTTAAAATAACTGAGTATGAACGCAAGGCAGTTTATGTCATAAGAACAAAAGCTGTACCTGAAAACCTTTCTTATTTATTCAAGGCCTTTGTGACTGAAaggcaataagaaaaaaaagaacattttaaaaaggagatctcattaaaaaaaaaaaaaaaaaagatgaaagggATCCTCCCCTATTCTCCCATACCTCATGAACTTTCATCAGCTCTTATAGTCTACAATTTTGATAGAAGTGAGTTAAATCACTGTAATTTTGCCTgtgaatgaagcagggttaaagttagAGAAGCTCTGCTGCACTTACATCACTATATCATACAGAGGTAGCAGTTTCATTGTAACAGCTTGTATCACTACCCTTTGATAATAAATGAAATAGTTATGTTTCCCTATACCCTGAGCTGAGAGAGatagttagtctgaagtcagtcagaaggcggGGGAGATATGAACGTTTATAGACTAAGTAAATAAGGCAGATAtgtagagcacaagctttcatgaacccaggTTCAGcccatcagatgctgtgaaaggaggtGCAGAAAACAGGGTGAG includes:
- the LOC132243816 gene encoding zinc finger protein 239-like yields the protein MQENHKTMASLGDGRENKEITQQEGPEQVELRRAEVRVAERDASQAVGSEGAPENQCKPKRLEGNCVGERQGKCTQKSKGLRKLNGPVQGRVPGGDGPTICSDCGRSFYCQSALVTHQRIHTGEKPYQCLDCEKSFRRSSHLISHQRTHTRERPYRCPDCGKSFNQKSNLLIHQRIHTGERPYQCPECGKSFSYRSVLIIHQKTHTGEKPYKCPDCGKIFSQSSDLTKHQRVHTGEKPYACTECGKNFSLNSHLLSHQRTHGGEKPYTCPDCGKSFNDSSNLITHQRIHTGEKPYKCPDCGKSFGRLSHLHRHQRTHTGEKPYTCLDCGKSFSESSSLIRHQRVHI